From Streptomyces fungicidicus, one genomic window encodes:
- the cyc2 gene encoding germacradienol/geosmin synthase Cyc2, which yields MTQPFELPHFYLPHPARLNPHVEEARAHSTGWAREMGMLEGSGVWEQADLDAHDYGLLCAYTHPDCDGPALSLVTDWYVWVFFFDDHFLEKFKRSQDRTAGKAHLDRLPLFMPLDPATPVPEPENPVEAGLADLWARTVPAMSADWRRRFAVATEHLLNESMWELSNINEGRIANPVEYIEMRRKVGGAPWSAGLVEYATAEVPAAVAGTRPLRVLMETFSDAVHLRNDLFSYQREVEDEGELSNGVLVLETFFGCTTQEAADIVNDVLTSRLHQFEHTAFTEVPAVALEKGLDPAGAAAVAAYTKGLQDWQSGGHEWHMRSSRYMNEGARSGNPWGAPSGPGTTAADVGALLAGAATERLRAHAHVPYRKVGPSVIPEIRMPFPLRLSPALDGARSHLLEWSRRMGILGEGVWDEDKLESCDLALCAAGLDPDATQDELDLASGWLAFGTYGDDYYPLVYGHRRDLAAARLTTARLSACMPLDGEEVPPPVNAMERSLTDLWARTTAGMTPDERRPLRSAVDTMTESWVWELSNQIQNRVPDPVDYLEMRRATFGSDLTLGLCRAGHGPAVPPEVYRSGPVRSLENAAIDYACLLNDVFSYQKEIEFEGEMHNAVLVVQNFFGVDYPTALPVVQDLMNQRMRQFEHVAEHELPVVYDDFQLSEDARAIMSGYVADLRNWMAGILNWHRNVDRYKDEYLSGRVHGFLPHRTPAPPVLV from the coding sequence GCCGACCTCGACGCGCACGACTACGGCCTGCTCTGCGCCTACACCCACCCCGACTGCGACGGGCCCGCCCTCTCGCTCGTCACCGACTGGTACGTGTGGGTCTTCTTCTTCGACGACCACTTCCTGGAGAAGTTCAAACGCAGCCAGGACCGCACCGCCGGCAAGGCCCACCTGGACCGGCTGCCGCTGTTCATGCCCCTCGACCCGGCGACCCCCGTACCCGAACCGGAGAACCCGGTCGAGGCCGGTCTCGCCGACCTGTGGGCGCGGACCGTGCCCGCCATGTCCGCCGACTGGCGCCGCAGGTTCGCGGTCGCCACCGAGCACCTCCTCAACGAGTCGATGTGGGAGCTGTCCAACATCAACGAGGGACGGATCGCCAACCCCGTCGAGTACATCGAGATGCGCCGCAAGGTGGGCGGCGCGCCCTGGTCCGCCGGGCTGGTGGAGTACGCGACCGCCGAGGTGCCCGCCGCCGTCGCCGGGACCAGGCCGCTCAGGGTGCTGATGGAGACGTTCTCCGACGCCGTCCACCTGCGCAACGACCTGTTCTCCTACCAGCGGGAGGTCGAGGACGAGGGCGAACTCAGCAACGGCGTACTCGTCCTGGAGACCTTCTTCGGCTGCACCACCCAGGAGGCCGCCGACATCGTCAACGACGTCCTCACCTCGCGGCTGCACCAGTTCGAGCACACCGCGTTCACCGAAGTCCCCGCCGTGGCCCTGGAGAAGGGGCTCGACCCGGCGGGCGCCGCGGCCGTCGCGGCGTACACGAAGGGGCTGCAGGACTGGCAGTCGGGCGGCCACGAATGGCACATGCGCTCCAGCCGCTACATGAACGAGGGCGCGCGTTCCGGGAACCCCTGGGGGGCTCCCTCCGGACCGGGGACGACCGCCGCCGACGTCGGCGCGCTGCTCGCCGGGGCGGCGACCGAGAGGCTGCGCGCCCACGCGCACGTGCCGTACCGGAAGGTCGGCCCCTCGGTGATCCCCGAGATCCGCATGCCGTTCCCGCTGCGGCTGAGCCCCGCCCTCGACGGCGCGCGGAGCCACCTGCTGGAGTGGTCGCGGCGGATGGGCATCCTCGGTGAGGGCGTCTGGGACGAGGACAAGCTGGAGAGCTGCGACCTCGCCCTGTGCGCCGCGGGCCTCGACCCGGACGCCACCCAGGACGAGCTCGACCTCGCCTCCGGCTGGCTGGCCTTCGGCACCTACGGGGACGACTACTACCCGCTCGTCTACGGCCACCGCCGCGATCTGGCCGCAGCCCGGCTGACCACCGCCCGCCTGTCGGCCTGCATGCCCCTCGACGGCGAGGAGGTCCCGCCGCCCGTCAACGCCATGGAGCGGTCCCTGACCGACCTGTGGGCGCGTACGACGGCCGGGATGACGCCCGACGAGCGCCGCCCCCTGAGGTCGGCCGTCGACACGATGACCGAGTCCTGGGTGTGGGAGCTGTCCAACCAGATCCAGAACCGTGTCCCGGACCCGGTGGACTACCTGGAGATGCGGCGCGCCACCTTCGGCTCCGACCTCACCCTGGGGCTGTGCCGCGCCGGACACGGACCCGCGGTGCCCCCGGAGGTCTACCGCAGCGGCCCCGTCCGCTCCCTGGAGAACGCGGCGATCGACTACGCGTGCCTGCTCAACGACGTCTTCTCGTACCAGAAGGAGATCGAGTTCGAGGGGGAGATGCACAACGCGGTCCTCGTGGTGCAGAACTTCTTCGGCGTCGACTACCCGACCGCGCTGCCCGTGGTGCAGGACCTGATGAACCAGCGCATGCGCCAGTTCGAGCACGTCGCGGAGCACGAACTGCCCGTCGTCTACGACGACTTCCAGCTGTCGGAGGACGCGCGGGCGATCATGTCGGGCTATGTGGCGGACCTGCGGAACTGGATGGCCGGCATCCTCAACTGGCACCGGAACGTGGACCGGTACAAGGACGAGTACCTGTCCGGCCGGGTCCACGGCTTCCTTCCGCACCGCACACCGGCGCCCCCGGTCCTCGTCTGA